The following are encoded in a window of Candidatus Bathyarchaeia archaeon genomic DNA:
- the coaBC gene encoding bifunctional phosphopantothenoylcysteine decarboxylase/phosphopantothenate--cysteine ligase CoaBC encodes MSDIIGTSSGELEGKKLILCITGSIAAVETVKIARELIRRGAEVHVVMSKAAQKIVHPNALEWATGRPVITEITGKTEYVELLGGPKGKADLLLIAPATINTISKIAHGICDTPVIVFALAALGSRIPVLVCPAMHETLYDHQIMRDNIDRLKTLGFEFVEPRLEEGKAKLASTDTIVERVLRRLGHHDMAGLKVLITAGPTHEHIDPIRIITNRSSGKMGAAIAQEALRRGAEVTLVYGPGAATPPAGAKVLWVEATEEMREAVVSELKSASYDFVVAVAAAADYTPAAPYNYKLPSSEVSDLTLRLKATPKIIDEVKKICPDVILILFRAVYNLPEENMIRDAYDRLIRSNADIIVVNDVSKKGVEFGSDTSEVIVVDNSGNFEKIPLSLKSEIAKKILNRALNLKKSREGR; translated from the coding sequence TTGAGCGATATTATTGGGACCTCCAGCGGCGAGTTGGAAGGGAAGAAGTTAATCCTCTGCATCACGGGGAGCATCGCGGCGGTTGAGACTGTGAAGATTGCAAGAGAGCTAATTAGGCGTGGCGCAGAGGTCCACGTTGTTATGTCCAAAGCGGCCCAAAAGATAGTCCACCCCAACGCATTAGAATGGGCGACTGGGAGACCTGTGATAACGGAGATAACAGGGAAGACCGAATATGTTGAGCTTTTGGGAGGACCTAAAGGTAAGGCCGACCTTCTCCTTATCGCGCCAGCAACCATAAACACAATAAGCAAGATTGCTCATGGCATATGCGACACACCTGTCATAGTCTTCGCTTTAGCAGCCCTTGGATCGAGGATACCTGTCTTAGTCTGCCCGGCGATGCATGAAACCCTCTACGACCACCAGATAATGAGGGATAACATTGATAGGCTCAAGACTCTTGGCTTCGAATTCGTAGAGCCTAGGTTGGAGGAGGGAAAAGCCAAGTTAGCGTCAACCGATACCATAGTAGAGCGTGTTCTCAGGAGGTTGGGGCATCATGATATGGCTGGTTTAAAGGTGCTGATCACGGCAGGCCCCACACACGAACACATAGACCCTATCCGAATAATTACAAATAGGAGCTCCGGGAAGATGGGCGCTGCGATTGCCCAAGAGGCTTTAAGGCGTGGAGCGGAAGTCACATTGGTGTATGGCCCAGGAGCCGCTACACCTCCAGCTGGAGCTAAGGTGCTATGGGTTGAGGCGACCGAGGAAATGCGTGAGGCGGTGGTCTCAGAACTCAAGTCAGCCAGCTACGACTTTGTGGTAGCCGTAGCTGCCGCCGCTGACTACACACCTGCGGCTCCCTACAACTATAAGCTGCCCAGCTCAGAAGTTTCAGATCTGACCTTAAGGTTGAAGGCGACACCGAAGATTATTGACGAAGTCAAGAAGATATGCCCGGATGTGATCCTCATCCTCTTTAGGGCTGTGTATAATCTACCAGAAGAGAACATGATCAGAGATGCATATGATCGGTTGATTAGAAGCAACGCCGACATAATTGTAGTCAACGATGTGAGCAAGAAAGGGGTTGAGTTCGGGTCGGATACAAGCGAAGTTATAGTGGTTGACAACAGCGGGAATTTCGAGAAAATACCACTCTCCCTCAAAAGTGAAATTGCTAAGAAGATCCTTAATCGAGCCCTAAACCTAAAGAAAAGTCGGGAGGGGAGGTAA
- a CDS encoding alanine--glyoxylate aminotransferase family protein codes for MIDSPLLMVPGPTGIPARIMAAMSRPMMNHRGPAFRNLYQRILENLKYAFQTKNDVYPLTCSGTGGVEFAVGNLISRGDKVLTIVSGLFGERMREAIVRYGGDPVTLESEWGSAPTTQKIEAALESGKDVKAIALVYNETSTGVTLRDLPAIGKIARKRDLFLIVDGISILGGDYLPIDEWNIDMCIAGSQKCLACPPGISMVSVSERAYEAAAKNNQRPFYFDLISHREFKGKMETPFTPAVSLFYALDEALIWLKEETLERRIERHKACAEAFYRSFERAGLKFVAEKGLRSHTTIAVYTPEGVEDAKLREVMRGKYGVIVGGGAGKLKGKTFRIGSMGAVSTPQVLTTVRAVLMALKDLGYQSQTSLDNILSEVKHNLPPLPTFL; via the coding sequence ATGATCGATAGCCCGCTTCTAATGGTGCCGGGGCCTACAGGTATCCCAGCAAGAATAATGGCAGCTATGAGTAGGCCCATGATGAACCACCGTGGGCCAGCTTTCCGAAACCTCTACCAGCGAATATTGGAGAATCTGAAATACGCCTTCCAAACCAAGAATGATGTCTACCCTCTGACTTGCTCGGGAACTGGTGGGGTAGAGTTTGCTGTAGGGAACCTGATATCGAGGGGGGACAAAGTCTTGACTATCGTCAGTGGTCTTTTCGGCGAGAGGATGAGAGAAGCTATAGTGCGTTACGGTGGAGACCCAGTCACGCTCGAGTCTGAATGGGGCAGCGCCCCCACTACTCAAAAAATTGAGGCAGCACTAGAATCTGGGAAAGATGTGAAGGCTATAGCCCTAGTTTACAATGAAACATCCACCGGTGTCACATTAAGAGATCTCCCCGCGATAGGGAAAATTGCCAGGAAACGTGATTTGTTCCTAATTGTGGACGGCATCTCCATCCTTGGTGGAGACTACCTACCAATTGATGAGTGGAATATTGACATGTGTATAGCGGGCAGCCAGAAGTGCCTCGCCTGCCCCCCGGGGATTTCAATGGTATCTGTAAGCGAACGAGCCTATGAGGCGGCTGCTAAAAATAACCAACGCCCATTCTACTTTGACCTAATCTCCCACCGTGAGTTTAAGGGTAAAATGGAGACGCCCTTCACCCCAGCGGTCTCCCTATTCTACGCTCTCGATGAGGCTTTAATATGGTTGAAAGAGGAAACCTTGGAGAGGAGGATCGAGCGGCATAAGGCATGTGCTGAGGCCTTTTATAGGAGCTTCGAGAGGGCGGGGCTGAAGTTTGTGGCTGAGAAGGGTCTCAGGTCTCACACAACCATCGCCGTATATACACCTGAAGGTGTCGAGGATGCTAAGCTAAGAGAGGTTATGCGGGGCAAATACGGGGTAATCGTAGGCGGCGGCGCCGGTAAACTTAAAGGTAAGACCTTCAGGATTGGGAGCATGGGAGCAGTCTCAACCCCTCAAGTGCTAACCACGGTGAGAGCTGTATTAATGGCTCTAAAAGATTTAGGCTATCAGAGTCAAACTAGTCTGGATAATATACTCTCTGAGGTGAAGCATAACTTACCTCCCCTCCCGACTTTTCTTTAG
- a CDS encoding SAM-dependent chlorinase/fluorinase, whose translation MGSLIVTLLSDFGLRDSYVAEVKAAILEVCRNVILVDITHEVERHNVRMGAYFLARSAKIFPEGTVHLAVVDPGVGSGRRPIVIEGERAYFVGPDNGLLALAAREQVVRHVYKIENTAFLRRQISDTFHGRDVFAPVAGHLAAGIKPSAFGPEIFDYQVPKFSEAEVHGCHIIGEIIHIDNFGNIVTNITPRHLSEGGVRLNSEVKVTVSDGGSEKMRLRETYSNVAPGCFLAVVGSGGFLEVSINQGDAARQLRAAASKRVEVALI comes from the coding sequence GTGGGTAGCTTGATTGTCACCTTACTCTCCGACTTTGGATTAAGAGACTCGTATGTAGCAGAAGTTAAGGCAGCTATACTTGAAGTATGCAGGAATGTAATTCTAGTCGACATAACCCATGAGGTCGAGAGACACAACGTTCGAATGGGCGCCTACTTCTTAGCCAGAAGTGCAAAGATATTCCCCGAGGGCACAGTTCACCTCGCAGTCGTAGATCCAGGAGTGGGTAGTGGAAGGCGGCCAATCGTCATTGAAGGGGAGAGAGCTTACTTTGTAGGACCTGATAATGGATTGTTGGCTCTGGCTGCAAGAGAGCAGGTGGTGAGACACGTATACAAGATTGAGAACACTGCTTTCCTCCGTAGGCAGATTTCGGATACTTTCCATGGAAGGGATGTATTCGCGCCGGTGGCTGGGCATCTAGCGGCTGGGATAAAACCGTCTGCCTTTGGGCCTGAGATATTCGACTACCAGGTACCCAAGTTCTCTGAAGCTGAAGTTCACGGATGCCACATAATAGGCGAAATAATACATATAGACAATTTCGGCAACATCGTGACTAACATTACGCCTAGGCATCTAAGCGAGGGAGGGGTGAGGTTGAATTCCGAGGTGAAGGTCACCGTTTCAGACGGGGGCTCCGAGAAGATGCGGCTCCGGGAGACTTACTCAAACGTGGCTCCGGGATGTTTCCTTGCTGTTGTTGGTAGTGGAGGTTTCTTGGAGGTCTCCATAAATCAGGGGGATGCCGCTAGGCAGTTGAGGGCAGCCGCCTCTAAGAGGGTTGAGGTGGCCTTGATCTAA
- a CDS encoding nicotinamide-nucleotide adenylyltransferase, giving the protein MTGRVGFYIGRFQPPHKGHIHAILYALGKVEELIIGIGSAQYSHEPMNPFTTGERFAMLRLALDEAGIDRGRYIIIHIPDTGTHSVWVAHLKSLTPQFDVVFSNDPLTSRLLKESGFIVERIPFLQRDKFNATLVREKILNGENWEDLVPSSVAAFIKKIGGVERVRELTYSDKLDH; this is encoded by the coding sequence ATGACTGGTAGGGTAGGGTTCTATATAGGTAGATTTCAACCGCCTCACAAAGGACATATACATGCTATCCTCTACGCGCTGGGGAAGGTTGAGGAGTTGATCATCGGCATCGGTAGTGCTCAGTATAGCCATGAGCCGATGAACCCCTTCACAACCGGAGAGAGGTTTGCCATGCTCAGGCTGGCGTTGGATGAGGCTGGTATAGATCGCGGTAGATACATTATAATTCACATTCCTGACACGGGCACTCACAGCGTGTGGGTAGCTCACCTGAAGTCTTTGACCCCGCAGTTTGACGTAGTCTTCTCCAACGATCCCTTGACTTCACGTCTTCTCAAGGAGTCCGGTTTTATCGTCGAGAGGATACCGTTTCTTCAGCGAGATAAGTTCAACGCCACCTTAGTCAGGGAGAAGATACTGAATGGTGAGAACTGGGAAGATCTTGTGCCCAGCTCAGTAGCTGCTTTCATAAAGAAGATAGGCGGAGTTGAGCGGGTGAGAGAGTTGACCTACTCTGATAAGCTTGACCATTAG
- a CDS encoding YbhB/YbcL family Raf kinase inhibitor-like protein: MTMVITSRAFKNNESIPSQYTCDGKDVSPPLCWSGAPQGTKTYALIVDDPDAPGGTFTHWVIFNIPSSESGLQENVPKTGKLPNGAIQGKNDFGRNGYGGPCPPSGTHRYQFHLYALDTQLNLPPGATKQDLQRAMRGHILAKAELIGLYSRH, translated from the coding sequence ATGACCATGGTTATAACCAGTAGAGCATTTAAGAATAACGAGTCTATACCTTCTCAATACACTTGCGACGGCAAAGATGTCTCCCCTCCACTATGTTGGAGTGGTGCACCTCAAGGAACGAAGACCTACGCCTTAATTGTAGACGACCCAGATGCACCTGGGGGAACATTCACTCACTGGGTGATTTTTAACATACCTAGCTCCGAGAGTGGCTTGCAGGAGAACGTGCCTAAGACAGGTAAGCTTCCTAATGGCGCAATACAGGGAAAAAACGACTTCGGCAGAAACGGTTACGGAGGCCCATGCCCGCCCTCAGGCACGCATAGGTATCAGTTTCACCTTTACGCCTTAGACACGCAATTAAATCTCCCACCAGGCGCTACAAAACAGGATTTACAAAGAGCCATGAGGGGGCACATCCTCGCGAAAGCTGAGCTTATAGGGTTATACAGCAGACATTAA
- a CDS encoding GHMP kinase gives MHSEIVVRAPAHLHVGNIDLTGNLERLYGTIGFTIDTPHTLVRASISEEFEIEGEDAANATRYAEAFFAKFGVTGGAMIKVERAIPKHVGMGSQTALALSIATALSRLYCVEADVESLALFLGRGSITGLGVHSFKVGGFIVDGGFKLGERGKKVPPLVFHHKIPEELYFVVCIPAAPIPEVLRIKAAEESILEQLKPMPQELSSELARITLIQMLPALVENDVKTFGKAITSLNGGLGRYWSDHQHGIYCHPLVDEGVKLMLEEGALGACQSCWGPTFYGLVEGEDEAGRLADRLRRHLATRGGGEVFYAHPNNSGASVVCR, from the coding sequence ATGCACTCTGAGATAGTTGTAAGAGCCCCAGCGCATCTACATGTAGGGAACATAGATTTAACCGGCAACCTTGAGAGACTTTATGGCACAATAGGGTTCACAATAGATACCCCCCACACATTAGTCAGGGCGAGCATATCTGAGGAGTTTGAAATTGAGGGCGAAGATGCCGCGAACGCAACACGCTACGCGGAGGCTTTCTTCGCTAAGTTCGGGGTTACAGGGGGGGCGATGATCAAGGTGGAACGGGCGATACCTAAACATGTCGGTATGGGTTCGCAGACAGCTCTCGCCCTCTCAATAGCTACCGCCCTATCACGGCTTTATTGTGTGGAGGCCGATGTTGAGAGCCTTGCCTTATTTTTGGGCAGAGGTTCCATAACTGGGCTTGGTGTGCACTCTTTCAAAGTTGGCGGATTCATAGTTGACGGCGGGTTCAAACTTGGAGAGAGAGGGAAGAAAGTGCCACCTCTAGTATTCCACCACAAGATCCCAGAGGAGTTATACTTCGTGGTCTGCATTCCAGCGGCGCCAATACCTGAAGTCTTAAGGATAAAGGCTGCGGAAGAGAGCATATTAGAACAACTCAAACCTATGCCTCAAGAACTCTCCTCTGAGCTGGCTAGAATAACTCTGATACAGATGCTACCAGCATTGGTAGAAAACGACGTTAAAACATTCGGGAAGGCTATAACGTCCCTTAACGGGGGGCTTGGGCGTTATTGGAGCGACCACCAACACGGCATCTACTGCCACCCGTTAGTAGATGAGGGCGTGAAGCTGATGTTGGAGGAGGGGGCACTCGGAGCATGCCAGAGTTGTTGGGGGCCGACATTTTACGGTCTCGTAGAGGGCGAAGATGAGGCTGGAAGGCTTGCAGATAGGCTAAGGCGACATCTAGCTACAAGAGGTGGTGGGGAAGTATTCTATGCACACCCAAATAATAGCGGCGCCTCAGTAGTCTGCAGATGA
- a CDS encoding DUF1464 family protein translates to MAKALGIDPGTKSMDLFGFDDSTDEIFLDEAVPRDEVTTRPRVVLDIVREAVRRYGSIDAIVGPSGYGLPLKMAREASESDIMLATFVSQSDARRRLKIIGLRELMLLMRRAEDLNVWFTPGIIHLPTVPDHRKINRIDMGTADKLFSVVLAVKDQAERRNIDYEETSFILVEVGFAYTAAVAVDKGRVIDGVGGTVGGAGYLGMGGMDAELAYALANAASNFSKLLLFSGGVAHVGHIDPYAISPEEFVKLAKRNEKVSAAYEAMLEAILKDVAVLLATLRNPGEIILSGRFVRVPDFLADLKDRLKGFLGKLVGEVSVEILGRRAKNVKEGAEGAAVLANGIAGGRYSRLVDVMRLRESRGTIFDHIYLEKTLVQRLKEIYSQTPQP, encoded by the coding sequence ATGGCCAAAGCTTTGGGTATAGACCCGGGCACTAAGAGTATGGATCTCTTCGGCTTCGACGATTCAACCGACGAGATCTTCCTAGACGAGGCTGTGCCGAGGGACGAGGTCACGACGAGACCAAGGGTGGTGCTCGATATTGTAAGAGAAGCGGTTAGGAGGTACGGTAGCATCGACGCGATTGTAGGTCCTAGTGGATATGGACTGCCACTTAAGATGGCACGGGAGGCCAGCGAGTCTGACATAATGTTGGCTACGTTTGTGAGCCAGAGCGATGCTCGGCGAAGGCTTAAGATCATTGGGCTTAGGGAGTTGATGTTATTAATGAGGAGGGCGGAAGATCTGAACGTATGGTTCACTCCGGGCATAATACATTTGCCGACCGTTCCAGACCACCGCAAGATCAACAGGATTGACATGGGAACCGCGGACAAACTCTTCAGTGTAGTTTTAGCCGTGAAGGATCAGGCAGAGCGCCGCAACATCGACTATGAAGAGACATCGTTTATACTCGTTGAGGTGGGCTTCGCGTATACAGCTGCAGTCGCAGTGGATAAGGGCAGGGTCATTGACGGCGTCGGGGGGACTGTTGGTGGGGCGGGCTACTTGGGGATGGGTGGTATGGACGCTGAACTTGCATATGCACTTGCGAATGCTGCCAGCAACTTCTCTAAATTACTCTTGTTCTCAGGTGGCGTAGCTCATGTTGGGCATATAGACCCCTATGCCATTTCTCCCGAGGAGTTTGTGAAGTTGGCGAAGAGAAACGAGAAAGTGAGCGCAGCCTATGAAGCCATGCTTGAAGCCATCTTGAAGGATGTAGCAGTGCTCTTGGCCACGCTCAGAAACCCCGGCGAGATAATTCTGAGCGGAAGATTTGTACGTGTGCCAGATTTTTTGGCAGATTTAAAGGACAGGTTAAAAGGTTTTCTCGGGAAGTTAGTGGGCGAGGTTAGTGTGGAGATCTTGGGTAGGAGGGCTAAGAATGTTAAGGAAGGAGCTGAAGGTGCCGCAGTATTGGCAAATGGGATAGCCGGCGGTAGGTACTCTAGACTTGTCGATGTTATGAGGCTGAGAGAAAGCAGGGGCACGATCTTCGACCACATATATCTGGAAAAGACACTAGTTCAGAGGTTGAAGGAAATATACAGTCAAACACCTCAACCTTAA
- a CDS encoding signal recognition particle protein Srp54, with product MTLEKVGSTLNESLRRILRLPLVDEAAVKELVKDLQRALLQADVNVQMVLDLSKEVENRALHEKLPPGVSRREHVVKVLYEELTKLLGEKPSRLAVQAGRVSTLMLVGIQGSGKTTGAVKIARFLKKRGVKAAVVCADTYRPGALAQLKQLADTAGIPVYGEESGMEPVKIAKNGVDAFRRAGYEAIIVDTAGRHRDDASLIEEMKEMAAVVKPDQIILVIDGTIGQQAAVQARGFHEATEIGAIYVTKLDGAAKGGGALSAVAATGAPILFIGTGEKVEDIELFDPPRFVGRLLGMGDIQGLVEKFKEAEVKIAEDKAKAILSGKFTLTDMYEQIENLRKLGPLGKVLRMMPGGAGQIPDSMVNLTEEKIDSFRVIIQSMTKAERENPKIVNPSRVRRISRGSGRSEREVKELIQQYEMSKKMLKTLMRQRKPFKMFEKMLRG from the coding sequence GTGACGCTGGAGAAGGTGGGTTCAACCCTAAATGAGTCGCTGAGAAGAATTCTGAGACTTCCCCTCGTAGATGAGGCTGCAGTGAAGGAGCTGGTAAAAGACCTCCAGAGGGCGCTCCTCCAGGCTGATGTAAACGTTCAAATGGTTCTAGACCTCTCAAAAGAGGTTGAGAACCGTGCTCTCCACGAGAAGCTCCCTCCAGGAGTCTCACGTAGAGAGCATGTGGTGAAGGTCTTATACGAGGAGCTGACCAAGCTCCTCGGTGAAAAGCCGTCTAGACTCGCAGTCCAAGCGGGCAGAGTAAGCACCTTGATGCTCGTTGGTATCCAAGGTTCAGGAAAGACTACAGGTGCCGTCAAAATTGCACGGTTCCTTAAGAAGAGAGGAGTCAAGGCGGCGGTAGTATGCGCTGATACATATAGACCTGGCGCTCTCGCACAACTCAAACAGCTGGCCGATACCGCCGGGATACCTGTCTATGGGGAGGAGAGTGGCATGGAGCCTGTGAAAATCGCAAAGAACGGCGTCGACGCCTTTAGGAGAGCTGGTTACGAAGCCATAATCGTTGACACTGCTGGAAGACATAGGGATGATGCCAGCCTTATCGAGGAGATGAAAGAGATGGCGGCTGTTGTAAAGCCAGACCAGATAATCTTAGTCATAGATGGAACCATAGGTCAGCAGGCGGCAGTTCAAGCACGTGGATTCCATGAAGCCACAGAAATAGGCGCAATCTATGTGACGAAACTTGATGGAGCAGCAAAGGGTGGAGGCGCCTTATCGGCTGTAGCAGCTACGGGTGCGCCTATCCTCTTCATAGGTACAGGCGAGAAAGTTGAAGATATTGAACTCTTTGACCCGCCTAGATTTGTCGGCCGGCTATTGGGGATGGGCGACATTCAAGGGCTTGTAGAGAAGTTTAAGGAGGCTGAAGTTAAAATTGCTGAGGATAAGGCTAAGGCCATCTTGAGCGGTAAGTTCACTCTTACAGATATGTATGAGCAAATCGAGAACTTGCGGAAATTGGGGCCTTTGGGCAAAGTGCTCAGAATGATGCCTGGGGGGGCAGGTCAGATTCCAGATTCGATGGTCAACTTGACCGAGGAGAAGATTGATAGTTTTAGAGTGATCATTCAGTCCATGACTAAAGCCGAGAGGGAAAACCCAAAGATAGTTAATCCTTCAAGAGTGCGAAGGATAAGTCGGGGCTCGGGGAGAAGTGAGAGGGAAGTTAAGGAGCTGATACAACAATACGAGATGTCGAAAAAGATGTTGAAGACTTTGATGCGGCAAAGGAAACCATTCAAGATGTTTGAGAAGATGTTGCGTGGGTAG